Proteins from a genomic interval of Cupriavidus pauculus:
- a CDS encoding Bug family tripartite tricarboxylate transporter substrate binding protein, producing MNRSSLPIAHAVVAGVLAAGASLACAQGFPTKPIQLVIPFPPGGATDVIGRLVGKKLGDKLGQPVVIDNRPGAGTIVGASFVAKAAPDGYTLLASSGTTFTVNPAIHAKLPYDPVKSFEPIGFAGRTGLILLANKDQPVSNLKQLVAAAKAQPGKYSYGSFGTGTTAQFAGEMLFNLAGVKLLHVPYKGSAPAMTDLIGGQIPFSVDTVAAAIPQVKSGKVKAIAVTTAKRSTLLPDVPTAAEAGYPGIDADTWLALVAPRGLPADVKQKLEKALAEVMADPDTRKQLTQAGFEPVEGNGAAVSALINKELPLMRATAQRASITAE from the coding sequence ATGAACCGATCGTCCCTCCCCATCGCCCACGCCGTCGTTGCCGGCGTCCTGGCTGCCGGCGCCTCGCTGGCGTGCGCGCAAGGTTTTCCGACCAAGCCGATCCAGCTTGTCATCCCGTTCCCGCCCGGCGGTGCCACCGACGTCATCGGGCGCCTGGTGGGCAAGAAGCTTGGCGACAAGCTGGGCCAGCCGGTCGTGATCGACAACCGGCCCGGCGCCGGCACCATCGTCGGGGCCAGCTTCGTGGCCAAGGCCGCGCCGGACGGCTACACGCTGCTGGCCAGCTCGGGCACCACGTTCACGGTCAACCCGGCCATCCACGCCAAGCTGCCGTACGACCCGGTCAAGAGCTTCGAGCCGATCGGGTTTGCCGGCCGCACGGGCCTGATCCTGCTGGCCAACAAGGACCAGCCGGTCAGCAACCTCAAGCAGCTCGTGGCCGCCGCCAAGGCGCAGCCGGGCAAGTATTCATACGGGTCGTTCGGCACCGGCACCACGGCCCAGTTCGCGGGCGAGATGCTGTTCAACCTGGCCGGCGTGAAACTGCTGCACGTGCCGTACAAGGGCAGCGCCCCGGCCATGACCGACCTGATCGGCGGCCAGATCCCGTTCTCGGTGGACACCGTGGCCGCCGCCATTCCGCAGGTGAAGTCGGGCAAGGTCAAGGCCATCGCGGTGACCACCGCCAAGCGGTCCACGCTGCTGCCCGACGTGCCGACCGCGGCCGAGGCCGGCTACCCGGGCATCGACGCCGACACGTGGCTGGCGCTGGTGGCGCCGCGCGGCCTGCCCGCCGACGTGAAGCAGAAGCTGGAAAAGGCGCTGGCCGAGGTCATGGCCGATCCCGACACGCGCAAGCAGCTCACGCAGGCCGGCTTCGAACCGGTGGAAGGCAACGGCGCGGCCGTGTCGGCGCTGATCAACAAGGAACTGCCGCTGATGCGCGCCACCGCGCAGCGCGCCAGCATTACTGCAGAATGA
- a CDS encoding D-serine ammonia-lyase, which translates to MSSDVTADVSAFTPSLLADLQAGRPVFWANPARSAAPEIQTSVDGRAISLADVRAAQARFVRFAPLLARLFPELQDSAGRIESPLLPAPAMQQALGLPASAGALWIKADHSLPVAGSIKARGGIHEVLEFAESLALEHGLVTLDADYAVLADAPARALFGRYQVAVGSTGNLGLSIGVMASALGFRAAVHMSSDAKAWKKDRLRKRGVQVVEHTGDYAAAVAAGRREADADPYAYFVDDERSLSLMLGYSAAALHLADQLAAAGVQVDAAHPLCVYLPCGVGGAPAGIAFGLRQLYGPHVHAFFAEPTQSPCFLVEMVAPGASVYDIGLTNRTEADGLAVPQASELAAQAMRPMLGGVYTVADDTLFADLHRVRETQDLRIEPSAAAGFSGPHMLTGTDAGRAYLRQHHLDSAMPGATHLVWTTGGLFVPPEEYARFAERGAALAATQPA; encoded by the coding sequence ATGTCAAGCGATGTAACCGCCGACGTATCGGCATTTACCCCTAGTCTGCTCGCCGACCTGCAGGCTGGCCGGCCCGTGTTCTGGGCCAATCCGGCGCGCAGTGCGGCGCCCGAGATACAGACGTCGGTGGACGGGCGTGCCATTAGTCTAGCTGATGTACGCGCCGCCCAGGCCCGCTTCGTACGGTTTGCGCCGCTGCTGGCGCGGCTGTTCCCCGAACTGCAGGACAGCGCGGGGCGCATCGAGTCGCCGCTGCTGCCTGCCCCGGCGATGCAGCAGGCGCTGGGCCTGCCGGCGTCGGCCGGCGCGCTGTGGATCAAGGCCGACCACAGCCTGCCCGTGGCCGGGTCGATCAAGGCACGTGGCGGCATCCACGAGGTACTGGAATTTGCCGAGTCGCTGGCGCTGGAACACGGGCTGGTCACGCTCGACGCCGACTACGCCGTCCTGGCCGATGCCCCGGCGCGCGCGCTGTTCGGCCGCTACCAGGTGGCCGTGGGCTCCACGGGCAACCTGGGCCTGAGCATCGGCGTGATGGCATCGGCGCTGGGCTTCCGCGCGGCGGTCCACATGTCGTCCGATGCCAAGGCGTGGAAGAAGGACCGCCTGCGCAAGCGCGGCGTGCAGGTGGTGGAGCACACGGGCGATTACGCCGCCGCCGTGGCCGCCGGCCGGCGCGAGGCCGATGCCGATCCGTACGCCTACTTTGTCGACGACGAGCGCTCGCTGTCGCTGATGCTCGGCTACAGCGCCGCGGCGCTGCATCTGGCCGACCAGTTGGCCGCCGCCGGCGTGCAGGTCGACGCCGCCCACCCGCTGTGCGTCTACCTGCCATGTGGCGTGGGCGGCGCGCCGGCCGGCATCGCGTTCGGCCTGCGCCAGCTTTACGGGCCGCACGTCCACGCGTTCTTCGCGGAGCCCACCCAGTCGCCGTGCTTCCTCGTCGAAATGGTGGCACCCGGCGCGTCGGTCTATGACATCGGCCTGACCAACCGCACCGAGGCCGATGGCCTGGCCGTGCCGCAGGCATCGGAGCTGGCGGCCCAGGCCATGCGCCCGATGCTGGGCGGCGTCTACACGGTGGCCGACGACACGCTGTTTGCAGACCTGCACCGCGTGCGCGAGACCCAGGACCTGCGCATCGAACCGTCTGCGGCGGCCGGTTTCAGCGGCCCGCACATGCTGACCGGCACAGACGCCGGCCGCGCCTACCTGCGGCAGCACCACCTGGACAGCGCAATGCCCGGCGCCACGCACCTCGTGTGGACCACCGGCGGCCTGTTCGTTCCTCCCGAGGAATACGCGCGCTTTGCCGAACGCGGCGCGGCGCTGGCGGCCACCCAGCCGGCCTGA
- a CDS encoding LysR substrate-binding domain-containing protein produces MANTLSASLLGWLRCFEAAARHCNFTQAAAELCVTQGAVSQQVKQLEQWLDRPLFLRTPRALVLTPEGERLRFVLRESFQAIEGTLTQLRRPREKQPIALSCSPSFAMVWLTPRLGGFFRQHPDIGLRVYGEFHALDRSRMMRDGTEAAVRFDPGGYPDLKAHRFLDEWLIPVASPAYLAAHPELRTPDGLRGAMLLHDVTPWDGAGEFEEWQGWLRHAGVDLPDAAEGQRFNLSQLAINAALAGQGVAMGRSALILEDLESGRLVDLWGIHAPSVAAYHFVCAHGQTAQVAEVEAWLVAEGAAFDAARRRVLQTG; encoded by the coding sequence ATGGCCAACACGCTTTCTGCATCATTATTGGGATGGCTGCGCTGTTTTGAGGCGGCGGCGCGGCATTGCAACTTCACCCAGGCCGCCGCCGAGCTTTGCGTGACCCAGGGCGCGGTCAGCCAGCAGGTCAAGCAGCTGGAACAATGGCTGGACCGGCCGCTGTTCCTGCGCACGCCCCGCGCGCTGGTGCTGACGCCCGAGGGCGAGCGGCTGCGCTTTGTGCTGCGCGAGTCGTTCCAGGCCATCGAAGGCACGCTCACGCAACTGCGCCGGCCGCGCGAGAAGCAGCCCATCGCACTGTCGTGCTCGCCGTCGTTCGCCATGGTCTGGCTTACGCCACGGCTGGGCGGCTTCTTCCGGCAGCATCCCGACATCGGGCTGCGCGTCTATGGCGAATTCCACGCGCTGGACCGCTCGCGGATGATGCGCGACGGCACCGAGGCGGCCGTGCGTTTCGACCCCGGCGGCTATCCCGACCTGAAGGCGCACCGCTTTCTCGACGAATGGCTGATCCCGGTCGCCAGCCCGGCCTATCTGGCCGCGCACCCCGAACTGCGCACGCCGGACGGCCTGCGCGGCGCCATGCTGCTGCATGACGTGACGCCATGGGACGGCGCCGGCGAGTTCGAGGAATGGCAGGGCTGGCTGCGCCATGCGGGCGTGGACCTGCCCGACGCGGCCGAGGGACAGCGCTTCAACCTGTCGCAACTGGCCATCAATGCCGCCCTGGCCGGCCAGGGCGTGGCGATGGGCCGCTCCGCGCTGATCCTGGAAGACCTGGAATCGGGCCGGCTGGTGGACCTGTGGGGCATCCACGCGCCGAGCGTGGCCGCCTACCACTTTGTCTGCGCGCACGGGCAGACCGCGCAGGTGGCCGAGGTGGAAGCATGGCTCGTGGCCGAGGGCGCGGCCTTCGACGCCGCCCGCCGGCGCGTGCTGCAGACCGGCTAG
- a CDS encoding bifunctional alpha/beta hydrolase/OsmC family protein: protein MSVEKIEIPGSQGGTLAGRMEWPDGPVRAHALFAHCFTCGKDSLAASRIARALTAQGIAVLRFDFTGIGASEGDFASTNFSSNLADLEAVAQFMRARGQAPALLVGHSLGGAAVLGVARRLPEVRAVATIAAPGEPSHVLGLLGDNVARIREAGELEVTLAGRPFRIARQFLDDLSGHALLDEVARLGKPLLVLQSPIDDTVEPENGSAIFAAAAQPKSFVSLDGADHLLQNRAAAAYAASMIAAWSQHYLPTLAEDVQAEIPEPGVVVVAERHRGRYQQTVRVGRHELVADEPATLGGDDAGPNPYEWLLAALGACTSMTLRMYAERKALPLEHVAVQLRHEKVHAEDCATCETKVGKVDRIERRIAIRGELTAEQRASLMAIADKCPVHRTLESEIIIDTQPG, encoded by the coding sequence ATGAGCGTGGAAAAGATCGAAATTCCCGGCAGCCAGGGCGGCACGCTGGCCGGGCGGATGGAATGGCCGGACGGCCCCGTGCGCGCGCACGCGCTGTTCGCGCACTGCTTCACCTGCGGCAAGGACAGCCTGGCCGCGTCGCGCATCGCGCGGGCGCTGACCGCGCAGGGCATTGCCGTGCTGCGTTTCGACTTCACCGGCATCGGCGCCAGCGAGGGCGATTTCGCCAGCACCAACTTCTCGTCGAACCTGGCCGACCTGGAGGCCGTGGCGCAGTTCATGCGCGCGCGCGGGCAGGCCCCGGCGCTGCTGGTCGGCCATAGCCTGGGCGGCGCCGCCGTGCTGGGCGTGGCGCGGCGGCTGCCCGAGGTGCGGGCGGTGGCCACGATTGCGGCGCCCGGCGAGCCGTCCCATGTGCTCGGGCTGCTTGGCGACAACGTCGCGCGCATCCGCGAAGCCGGCGAGCTGGAGGTGACGCTGGCGGGCCGGCCGTTCCGCATCGCGCGGCAGTTCCTCGACGACCTGTCGGGCCACGCGCTGCTGGACGAGGTGGCCCGGCTTGGCAAGCCGCTGCTGGTGCTGCAATCGCCCATCGACGATACGGTGGAGCCCGAGAACGGCAGCGCGATCTTTGCGGCCGCCGCGCAGCCCAAGAGCTTCGTGTCGCTGGACGGGGCCGACCACCTGCTGCAGAACCGCGCGGCCGCCGCCTATGCCGCGAGCATGATTGCCGCGTGGTCGCAGCACTACCTGCCGACGCTGGCCGAGGACGTGCAGGCCGAGATTCCGGAGCCGGGCGTGGTCGTGGTGGCCGAGCGCCACCGGGGCCGCTACCAGCAGACCGTGCGCGTGGGGCGCCACGAACTCGTGGCCGACGAGCCCGCGACGCTCGGCGGCGACGATGCCGGGCCGAATCCGTACGAATGGCTGCTGGCGGCGCTGGGCGCGTGTACGTCGATGACGCTGCGGATGTACGCGGAACGCAAGGCGCTGCCGCTGGAGCACGTGGCCGTGCAGTTGCGCCACGAGAAGGTCCACGCCGAGGATTGCGCCACTTGCGAGACCAAGGTCGGCAAAGTCGACCGGATCGAGCGGCGCATTGCGATCCGGGGCGAGCTGACCGCCGAGCAGCGGGCGTCGCTGATGGCCATCGCCGACAAATGCCCGGTCCATCGCACGCTGGAATCGGAAATCATCATCGACACACAGCCGGGCTAG
- a CDS encoding HD domain-containing phosphohydrolase — MPLHLHVWLWFASLVLLLGALISGIQYTMTKATLERSVADTTQRISRETLEEVDNLMRPAQMAVKLVSHSALADAPTVAQRMARVALVRDALETSPVLQSLYIGYEDGSFFFVRPVRDDRERATYGAPGHTAFLIQSVDREAGAPRGRYFYLDADLRVTGEAPAPDLATRFDPRQRPWYRQAMASGALVRTDPYLFYSDRESGATLALPTGSRRAVVGGDFRLDALGQLLNHETVTPRAVLALLDPQGRLVAINRRPPDSASAPDTMEAHPLGNPQDYGLAVLTRLAASTVSRPPAAGPSAGPSGGPESIGLEHADDEDWYTSIDRLNPGASDSLVLVSAIPQSELLHEPRRQAALGMAVTGLVLLLALPLVWLVARSVSRPLASLATEADAVRRFDFVRPVSVRSRITEVNALAGTMDEMRATIQRMLHVTQAVSAEHRLETLLPLLLRETLRAAGGQAGALYLAEPGDGLRPVVGFDRQGQDVTAQMGEPLPRDALPLARSAVREGRALAGHLGSQDVRGARLDVLGEPVPMHGAVIPLINRQQALLGVVLVLRDTPMEAAQLAFVSTMASLSAGAIEVGELTTAQRDLFDAFIRLLAGAIDARSPHTGSHCARVPELTKMLARAACDATDGPYRSFQLTEAQWEALHVAAWLHDCGKVTTPDDVIDKATKLEARYDRIHEVRMRFEVLKRDAEIACLEAVANGEDPAQARTRRDAALRGLDDDFAFVAACNIGGEQMDAADQARLREIGARTWRRTLDDRLGISQEELARRRDRPAAPLPADEPLLADRPEHIIERGPRDRIAADNPWGFRLTMPPHLYDRGELHNLTVARGTLTPEERFKIEDHIVQTQIMLSKLPFPKHLREVPEIAGGHHERMDGTGYPRGLTRDQMSPLARMMGIADIFEALTAADRPYKKAKTLSEAIAIMTRLRDQQHIDAELFDLFLGAGIHRTYAARYMDPALIDDA, encoded by the coding sequence ATGCCGCTCCATCTCCATGTCTGGCTATGGTTCGCCTCGCTGGTGCTGCTGCTGGGCGCGCTGATCTCCGGCATCCAGTACACGATGACCAAGGCGACGCTGGAACGCTCGGTGGCCGACACCACGCAGCGGATCAGCCGCGAGACGCTGGAGGAAGTGGACAACCTGATGCGGCCGGCCCAGATGGCCGTCAAGCTGGTCAGCCACAGCGCGCTGGCCGATGCGCCCACCGTCGCGCAGCGCATGGCGCGCGTGGCGCTGGTGCGCGACGCGCTGGAGACGTCGCCGGTGCTGCAGTCGCTGTACATCGGCTACGAGGATGGCAGCTTCTTCTTCGTGCGGCCGGTCCGTGACGACCGCGAGCGGGCCACCTACGGCGCCCCGGGCCATACCGCCTTCCTGATCCAGAGCGTGGACCGCGAGGCCGGCGCGCCGCGCGGCCGCTACTTCTACCTCGACGCCGACCTGCGCGTGACCGGCGAGGCGCCGGCGCCGGACCTGGCCACGCGCTTCGACCCGCGCCAGCGCCCGTGGTACCGGCAGGCGATGGCGTCTGGCGCGCTCGTGCGCACGGACCCCTACCTGTTCTATTCGGACCGCGAGTCCGGCGCCACGCTGGCCCTGCCCACCGGATCGCGCCGGGCCGTGGTGGGCGGCGATTTCCGGCTCGATGCGCTGGGCCAGTTGCTGAACCACGAGACCGTGACGCCGCGCGCGGTGCTGGCGTTGCTGGACCCGCAGGGCCGGCTCGTGGCGATCAATCGCCGCCCGCCCGATTCCGCCTCGGCGCCCGACACCATGGAGGCCCATCCGCTCGGCAATCCGCAGGACTACGGGCTGGCGGTGCTGACGCGGCTGGCGGCGAGCACGGTGTCGCGGCCGCCGGCCGCCGGGCCATCCGCTGGCCCGTCCGGCGGCCCCGAAAGCATCGGGCTGGAGCATGCCGATGACGAGGACTGGTACACGTCGATCGACCGGCTGAACCCGGGCGCCAGCGACTCGCTGGTGCTGGTGTCGGCCATCCCGCAGTCGGAACTGCTGCACGAGCCCCGGCGGCAGGCGGCACTCGGCATGGCCGTGACGGGGCTGGTGCTGTTGCTGGCGCTGCCGCTGGTCTGGCTGGTGGCGCGCAGCGTCTCGCGGCCGCTGGCGTCGCTGGCCACCGAGGCCGACGCGGTGCGCCGCTTCGATTTCGTCCGCCCGGTTTCGGTCCGCTCGCGCATTACCGAGGTCAACGCGCTGGCCGGCACGATGGACGAGATGCGGGCCACGATCCAGCGCATGCTCCATGTCACGCAGGCGGTTTCGGCCGAGCATCGGCTGGAGACGCTGCTGCCGCTGCTGCTGCGCGAGACACTGCGCGCCGCCGGCGGCCAGGCCGGCGCGCTGTACCTGGCGGAGCCGGGGGACGGCCTGCGGCCCGTGGTCGGCTTTGACCGGCAGGGCCAGGACGTGACCGCGCAGATGGGCGAGCCGCTGCCCCGCGATGCGCTGCCGCTGGCACGCTCGGCCGTGCGCGAGGGCCGGGCGCTGGCCGGCCATCTGGGCAGCCAGGACGTGCGCGGCGCCCGGCTGGACGTGCTGGGCGAGCCGGTGCCGATGCACGGCGCCGTGATCCCGCTGATCAACCGCCAGCAGGCGCTGCTGGGCGTGGTGCTGGTGCTGCGCGACACGCCGATGGAGGCGGCCCAGCTGGCGTTTGTCAGCACGATGGCGAGCCTGTCGGCCGGCGCGATCGAGGTCGGCGAGCTGACCACGGCCCAGCGCGACCTGTTCGACGCGTTCATCCGCCTGCTGGCCGGCGCCATCGACGCCCGCAGCCCGCACACGGGCAGCCACTGCGCGCGCGTGCCCGAGCTGACCAAGATGCTGGCCCGGGCCGCCTGCGACGCGACGGACGGCCCGTACCGGTCGTTCCAGCTAACCGAGGCGCAGTGGGAGGCGCTGCATGTGGCGGCGTGGCTGCACGACTGCGGCAAGGTCACCACGCCCGACGACGTCATCGACAAGGCCACCAAGCTTGAGGCCCGCTACGACCGCATCCACGAGGTGCGCATGCGCTTCGAGGTGCTGAAGCGCGACGCGGAGATTGCCTGCCTGGAGGCCGTGGCCAATGGCGAGGACCCGGCGCAGGCCCGGACGCGCCGTGACGCGGCGCTGCGCGGGCTGGACGACGACTTTGCGTTCGTGGCGGCCTGCAACATTGGCGGCGAGCAGATGGACGCGGCGGACCAGGCGCGCCTGCGCGAGATTGGCGCGCGCACCTGGCGGCGCACGCTGGACGACCGGCTCGGCATATCGCAGGAGGAACTGGCGCGCCGGCGCGACCGGCCCGCCGCGCCACTGCCGGCGGACGAGCCGCTGCTGGCGGACCGGCCCGAGCACATCATTGAGCGCGGGCCGCGCGACCGCATCGCCGCGGACAACCCGTGGGGCTTCCGGCTGACCATGCCGCCGCACCTGTACGACCGCGGCGAGCTGCACAACCTGACGGTGGCGCGCGGCACGCTGACGCCGGAGGAACGGTTCAAGATCGAGGACCACATCGTGCAGACGCAGATCATGCTGTCGAAGCTGCCGTTTCCCAAGCACCTGCGCGAGGTGCCGGAGATTGCGGGCGGGCACCACGAGCGCATGGACGGCACCGGCTACCCGCGCGGGCTGACGCGCGACCAGATGAGCCCGCTGGCACGGATGATGGGCATCGCCGACATCTTCGAGGCGCTGACGGCGGCCGACCGGCCGTACAAGAAGGCCAAGACGCTGTCGGAGGCCATCGCCATCATGACGCGGCTGCGCGACCAGCAGCATATCGACGCCGAACTGTTCGACCTGTTCCTGGGCGCGGGCATCCACCGGACCTATGCCGCGCGCTACATGGACCCGGCGCTGATCGACGACGCCTGA
- a CDS encoding LysR family transcriptional regulator: MEALNLLESFVQSAETGSFSAAARRLGLTPAAVSKNVARLEQHLGLRLFQRSTRKLTLTLGGEQFLRQVADPYSTLRDAFASAAQDDGKPAGVLRVSMGVAFGREYLVPLLGDFLARYPAIVPDWHFDNRTVDLIAGGFDAAIGGGIELTEGVVARQLARTHIVATAAPSYLRGRPLPRHPSDLAAFDGIARRSASTGRLRAYSLRNQVGEDALAEPRTRLIFDDPEAMAHAAMQGLGVALLPMPHAAPWLETGALVRLLPGWCADNGPLTLYYPNRKLLPPKTRVFIDFVVDAFENRGLARRFDGR, encoded by the coding sequence ATGGAAGCCCTGAACCTGCTTGAATCGTTTGTCCAGAGCGCCGAGACAGGCAGCTTTTCGGCCGCCGCCCGGCGCCTGGGCCTGACCCCGGCCGCCGTCAGCAAGAACGTGGCCCGGCTGGAGCAGCACCTGGGGCTGCGCCTGTTCCAGCGCAGCACGCGCAAGCTCACGCTGACGCTGGGCGGCGAGCAGTTCCTGCGGCAGGTGGCCGACCCGTATTCGACACTGCGCGACGCGTTTGCCAGCGCCGCGCAGGACGACGGCAAGCCGGCCGGCGTGCTGCGGGTGAGCATGGGCGTGGCGTTCGGCCGCGAATACCTGGTGCCGCTGCTGGGCGACTTCCTGGCGCGCTACCCGGCCATCGTCCCGGACTGGCACTTCGACAACCGCACGGTCGACCTGATCGCCGGCGGCTTCGATGCCGCCATCGGTGGCGGCATCGAACTGACCGAGGGCGTGGTGGCGCGCCAGTTGGCACGCACTCACATCGTCGCCACGGCCGCGCCGTCGTACCTGCGCGGCCGGCCGCTGCCGCGCCACCCGTCCGACCTGGCCGCGTTCGACGGCATCGCCCGCCGGTCCGCGTCCACCGGCCGCCTGCGGGCCTACAGCCTGCGCAACCAGGTGGGCGAGGACGCGCTGGCCGAACCGCGCACGCGGCTGATCTTCGACGACCCCGAGGCCATGGCCCACGCCGCCATGCAGGGGCTGGGCGTGGCGCTGCTGCCGATGCCCCACGCGGCGCCGTGGCTGGAAACCGGGGCGCTGGTGCGGCTGCTGCCGGGCTGGTGTGCAGACAACGGCCCGCTCACGCTCTACTATCCCAACCGCAAGCTCCTGCCGCCCAAGACGCGCGTGTTCATCGACTTCGTCGTCGACGCTTTTGAGAATCGGGGCCTTGCGCGCAGGTTCGATGGACGCTGA
- a CDS encoding SDR family oxidoreductase — MTTPLTNKVAFVTGGARGIGAAIVRRLARDGAAVAFTYQSSGAAAQELVAAIEAAGGRARAYAADAADAAALTRAVNDAAIDFGRIDILVNNAGVLYLGPVDTFALEDFDKTVAVNVRAVFVASKAALSHMGEGGRIINVGSTNADRMPFAGGAAYAMSKSALKGLVQGMARDLGPRGITVNNVQPGPVNTDMNPENSDFATSLHGLMALPRHAHPDEIASMVGYLAGPESSFVTGASLNVDGGFAA, encoded by the coding sequence ATGACCACCCCTCTCACCAACAAGGTAGCTTTCGTCACCGGCGGCGCACGCGGCATTGGCGCGGCCATCGTCCGCCGGCTGGCCCGCGACGGCGCCGCCGTGGCCTTCACGTACCAGAGCTCGGGCGCCGCCGCGCAGGAACTGGTGGCCGCCATCGAGGCCGCCGGCGGCCGGGCCCGGGCCTATGCCGCCGACGCGGCCGACGCCGCCGCGCTGACCCGCGCCGTCAACGACGCCGCGATCGACTTCGGCCGCATCGACATCCTCGTCAACAACGCCGGCGTGCTGTACCTGGGCCCGGTGGACACCTTCGCGCTGGAAGACTTCGACAAGACCGTGGCCGTCAACGTGCGCGCCGTGTTCGTGGCCAGCAAGGCCGCGCTGTCCCACATGGGCGAAGGCGGCCGGATCATCAACGTCGGCAGCACCAATGCGGACCGCATGCCGTTCGCCGGGGGCGCGGCGTACGCGATGAGCAAGTCCGCGTTGAAGGGGCTGGTGCAGGGCATGGCGCGCGACCTGGGCCCGCGCGGCATCACGGTCAACAACGTGCAGCCGGGGCCGGTGAACACCGACATGAACCCGGAAAACTCCGATTTCGCCACGTCGCTGCACGGGCTGATGGCGCTGCCGCGCCACGCCCATCCGGACGAGATCGCCAGCATGGTCGGCTACCTGGCCGGGCCGGAATCGAGCTTCGTCACCGGCGCCAGCCTCAATGTGGACGGGGGCTTCGCGGCGTAA